The following proteins are encoded in a genomic region of Glycine soja cultivar W05 chromosome 17, ASM419377v2, whole genome shotgun sequence:
- the LOC114391447 gene encoding beta-1,4-mannosyl-glycoprotein 4-beta-N-acetylglucosaminyltransferase-like isoform X1 yields the protein MFPLQVQRLAPRPRHISRQKPPMFFCALLLLLLPICVVGIFIHGQKITYFFRPLWDNPPAPFTSIPHYYAENVSMEHLCRLHGWSLRSKPRRIFDAVIFSNELDMLEIRWHELSPYVSKFVILESNTTFTGIPKRLFFALNRERFSFAKQKIVHDIYPGRIAVPGSHEDPFVLESKQRGAMNALLRRAGISNGDILLMSDTDEIPSPHTLKLLQWCDGIPPIMHLELRNYMYSFEFPVDYSSWRATAHVYGPRSQYRHSRQTDVIFSDAGWHCSFCFQYISEFVFKMTAYSHADRVKRKYFLSHSRIQDIICKGDDLCDMLPEEYSFQELIKKMGSIPRSASAVHLPAYLIENADKFKFLLPGGCLRPPE from the coding sequence ATGTTCCCCCTTCAAGTTCAACGCTTGGCTCCCCGGCCACGTCACATTTCTAGGCAAAAACCTCCCATGTTCTTTTGTGCATTGCTTCTATTACTACTGCCAATTTGTGTGGTTGGAATTTTTATCCATGGCCAAAAGATTACTTATTTCTTCCGACCACTTTGGGACAACCCCCCTGCCCCCTTCACAAGTATACCTCACTATTATGCAGAAAATGTCTCTATGGAACACCTTTGCCGCCTTCATGGCTGGTCCCTTCGTTCCAAGCCTCGTCGCATTTTTGATGCTGTTATCTTCAGCAATGAGTTAGACATGCTAGAGATTAGATGGCACGAACTTTCTCCCTATGTATCAAAGTTTGTGATCCTTGAGTCCAATACTACGTTTACGGGCATTCCAAAACGTCTCTTCTTCGCCTTAAACCGGGAAAGATTTTCCTTTGCCAAACAAAAGATTGTCCATGACATTTATCCTGGCAGAATTGCAGTCCCTGGATCGCACGAGGACCCATTTGTGCTTGAGTCAAAACAGCGTGGGGCGATGAATGCATTGTTACGCCGTGCAGGCATTTCCAACGGTGATATTCTTCTCATGTCAGATACAGATGAGATTCCAAGTCCTCATACATTGAAACTGCTTCAGTGGTGTGATGGGATTCCTCCCATAATGCATCTTGAACTGAGGAATTACATGTACTCATTTGAGTTCCCTGTGGACTACAGCAGCTGGCGTGCCACTGCCCACGTCTATGGTCCCCGATCACAATACCGGCACTCACGCCAGACGGATGTAATTTTCTCAGATGCAGGATGGCACTGCAGCTTTTGCTTTCAGTATATTTCAGAGTTTGTGTTCAAGATGACTGCCTATAGCCATGCAGACCGCGTGAAAAGGAAATATTTTCTGAGTCATTCAAGAATTCAGGACATTATCTGCAAGGGAGATGATCTTTGTGATATGCTCCCTGAAGAATACTCTTTCCAGGAGTTGATTAAAAAGATGGGGTCAATACCCCGGTCAGCTTCTGCGGTTCATCTTCCTGCCTACTTGATAGAGAATGCAGATAAATTCAAGTTCCTTCTTCCTGGAGGCTGCTTAAGACCACCAGAATAA